The Rhodocyclaceae bacterium DNA window TGCCGAGGTGGTCGCCCGCTCGGCGCCGGACGGCTACACCCTGCTGCTCGGGGCGAGTTCGCTGGCGGTGAACGTGAGCCTGTATGCGAGCCTTCCGTTCGACCCGCTGAAGGACCTGGTGGCGGTGGCTCCGGTGTCGAACGTGCCGCTGGTGCTCACCGTGAACCCGCGCGTGCCGGCAAAGGACGCGAAGGAATACGTCGCGCTCGCCCGCACCCGCAAGGGCATCATCACCTACGCCTCGGCTGGCACCGGCACGTCGAACCACCTGACCGGCGAGCTGTTCCGCTCGGTGGCGAAGATCGAACTGATCCATGTGCCGTACAAGGGCAGCGGGGCCGCACTCGGAGACCTGGTCGGCGGGCAGGTGGACAGCATGTTCGACCAGCTCAGTTCCTCGCTGCCGTTCATCCGCGCCGGCAAGGTGCGGGTGCTCGGGGTCACCAGCGCCAAGCGCTCCGGCGTACTGCCGGAGGTGCCGACGCTCGCCGAGCAGGGCTTCGTCGGGATTGATTCCAGCACCTGGCTGGGCGTGTTCGTGCAGTCGGCCACGCCGCGCGAAGTGGTGCAGCGCCTGAACGGCTCGCTGCAGAAGGTGGCGCGCACCCCGGCGTTTCGCGAGCGGCTGGCCACGCTCGGTGCCGATGCGCTCGAGAGCAGCCCGGAGCAGTTCGCCCAGTTCTTCCGCGACGAGGTCGCGCTGTGGGCCCGCATCGTGAAGAGCTCGGGCGCGAAGGCGGAGTAGGCGCAACCCGGGCGCAACCGGCAGCCATCGGATGCGGCGGCCCGCACTAGAATCCGGGCTTCGAAGCCACGTTTCCGGAGCCTCCCCATGCCTTCCCCGCTGCGCGCACGGACCCACCAGATCGGCATCCCCTGCATCCTGATGCGCGGGGGCACCTCCAAGGGCCCGTTCTTCCTCGCAGACGACCTGCCGTCCGATCGCAAGGTGCTCGAACAGGTGCTGCTGGCCGCGATGGGTTCGCCCGACACGCGCCAGATCAACGGCATCGGCGGTGCCGATACGCTGACCAGCAAGATCGCGATCATCTCGAAGTCGAAGCGCCCCGACGCCGAGATCGACTACCTGTTCGCGCAATGCTCGGTAGACAAGCCGGTGATCGACTTCAGCCCCAACTGCGGCAACATGCTCGCCGCCGTCGGCCCGTATGCGATCGAGACCGGCCTGGTCACCGCGCAGAGCTCGACCACGCGGGTGCGCATCCACAACGTGAACACCGGCGCGGTGATCACGGCGACGATCCAGACCCCCGACGGCATCGTGAACTACGAGGGCGAGGCCTCGATCCATGGCGTCCCGGGCACGTCGGCACCGGTCTACCTCGAGTTCTCGGGCATCGTCGGTGGCAAGACCGGCAGGCTGTTCCCGACCGGCAGGGCGATGGATGTGATCGACGGTATCGAGGCGACCTGCATCGACGTGGCGATGCCGATGGTGCTGATGAAGGCGTCCGACTTCGGCATCAGCGGCTACGAGTCGAAAGCGGAGCTCGATGCAAACAAGGAACTGATCGCCCGCTTCGAGAAGATCCGGCTACAGGCCGGCGTGTTGATGGGCATGGGCGACGTATCGGCTTCGGTGGTACCCAAAGTCGGACTGCTGTCGCCGCCGCGCGCGCCC harbors:
- a CDS encoding tripartite tricarboxylate transporter substrate binding protein, whose protein sequence is MSSAFALGLFGLFAALPTAMAQQAWPARPLRLVVGFAPGGNVDITARTLSPVLSEQLGQPILVENRAGAGGNVGAEVVARSAPDGYTLLLGASSLAVNVSLYASLPFDPLKDLVAVAPVSNVPLVLTVNPRVPAKDAKEYVALARTRKGIITYASAGTGTSNHLTGELFRSVAKIELIHVPYKGSGAALGDLVGGQVDSMFDQLSSSLPFIRAGKVRVLGVTSAKRSGVLPEVPTLAEQGFVGIDSSTWLGVFVQSATPREVVQRLNGSLQKVARTPAFRERLATLGADALESSPEQFAQFFRDEVALWARIVKSSGAKAE
- a CDS encoding 4-oxalomesaconate tautomerase: MPSPLRARTHQIGIPCILMRGGTSKGPFFLADDLPSDRKVLEQVLLAAMGSPDTRQINGIGGADTLTSKIAIISKSKRPDAEIDYLFAQCSVDKPVIDFSPNCGNMLAAVGPYAIETGLVTAQSSTTRVRIHNVNTGAVITATIQTPDGIVNYEGEASIHGVPGTSAPVYLEFSGIVGGKTGRLFPTGRAMDVIDGIEATCIDVAMPMVLMKASDFGISGYESKAELDANKELIARFEKIRLQAGVLMGMGDVSASVVPKVGLLSPPRAPGGTITSRYFVPWNCHAAHAVTGALCLGSAIMLPGTVARQVCTAPAGSFADIMIEHPTGSMGVAIETAGAGDAMTIKGGSFLRTARLLFAGEVFVPAAAFGDARLEKAAQREADR